A single region of the Streptomyces sp. NBC_00236 genome encodes:
- a CDS encoding winged helix-turn-helix transcriptional regulator, which translates to MTTSKPRATGRGVHGDLFDPQCPTRQLLDRLGTKWTSMAVKTLADAAPDEVRFAELRRRMPGVSQKMLSVTLRSLTRDGLVSRRVEPTVPPRVFYRLTGLGLSLEAVLAGLRTWAEEHMAEIDRANHAVDREAEETEVP; encoded by the coding sequence GTGACCACCTCGAAGCCCCGGGCCACCGGGCGTGGGGTACACGGCGATCTGTTCGACCCCCAGTGCCCGACGCGGCAGTTGCTGGACCGTCTGGGGACGAAATGGACGTCCATGGCGGTCAAGACGCTCGCCGATGCCGCACCGGACGAGGTGCGCTTCGCGGAGCTGAGGCGCCGGATGCCCGGTGTCTCGCAGAAGATGCTGTCCGTGACGTTGCGGAGCCTGACCCGCGACGGGCTGGTGTCGCGCCGGGTCGAACCGACCGTGCCGCCACGGGTCTTCTACCGGCTCACCGGGCTCGGGCTGTCCCTGGAGGCCGTGCTCGCAGGGCTGCGAACCTGGGCGGAGGAGCACATGGCCGAGATCGACCGCGCCAACCACGCCGTGGACCGGGAGGCCGAGGAGACCGAGGTGCCTTAG
- a CDS encoding alpha/beta fold hydrolase: MPVTTAHHLRRIATNGVELNVAIAGDGPAVLLLHGFPHTWRLWSGIMDRLSGQYRVIAPDLRGFGASERAVDGYDAGTLAADAEGLLDALGETSAAVVGIDAGTAPAALLALRRPGLVRRLVVMEALLGRLPGAENAFAGGAPWWFGFHGVPGLAETVLAGNEAAYIDWFLDSGTLGRGVPDDVRAAFLHAYTGSEALRCAFSYYRALPTSARQLQDAVATARLTMPTMAVGSHPVGTALERQLRPLADDLVGHRLQDCGHIIPLDRPDDLLALLAPFLSADLPG; encoded by the coding sequence ATGCCCGTCACCACCGCTCACCACCTGCGCCGCATCGCAACGAACGGCGTCGAACTCAACGTCGCCATCGCCGGGGACGGACCTGCGGTTCTCCTGCTGCACGGCTTCCCCCACACCTGGCGGCTCTGGAGCGGCATCATGGACCGGCTGTCCGGGCAGTACCGGGTCATCGCCCCCGACCTGCGAGGCTTCGGTGCCAGCGAACGTGCCGTCGACGGCTACGACGCGGGCACCCTTGCCGCCGACGCCGAAGGACTGCTCGACGCACTCGGTGAGACCTCGGCGGCAGTGGTCGGCATCGATGCGGGCACCGCCCCCGCCGCCCTGCTCGCGCTGCGCCGGCCCGGCCTCGTCCGGCGCCTGGTCGTGATGGAGGCGCTGCTCGGCCGTCTGCCCGGGGCGGAGAACGCTTTCGCGGGCGGTGCCCCGTGGTGGTTCGGCTTCCATGGGGTCCCCGGTCTCGCCGAGACCGTGCTGGCGGGCAACGAGGCCGCGTACATCGACTGGTTCCTCGACTCGGGCACGCTCGGACGGGGTGTACCCGACGACGTCCGTGCGGCCTTCCTCCACGCGTACACCGGGAGCGAGGCCCTGCGCTGTGCGTTCTCCTATTACCGGGCCCTGCCCACCAGCGCGCGGCAGCTCCAGGACGCCGTGGCGACGGCCCGGCTGACCATGCCCACGATGGCCGTCGGCTCGCACCCCGTCGGCACCGCGCTCGAACGCCAGCTCCGTCCGCTCGCCGACGACCTGGTCGGACACCGGCTCCAGGACTGCGGCCACATCATTCCCCTCGACCGCCCTGACGACTTGCTCGCGCTGCTTGCCCCCTTCCTCTCCGCCGATCTGCCGGGATGA
- a CDS encoding serine hydrolase: protein MTEDTAGGGIGRRRLGGGMLALGGALALAPIPFAKAASATESGAGSSDMSTGTAARTPSGQGGPTLRRGSAARAGLLQEPLDQLVTEAQKYLADSPKHPWYAGAVLLAGRGGTVALHRPIGKAVRYAAYDEKTDTGVEFPADQQIDMAEDTVFDLASVSKLFTSILAVQQIERGRLELEAPVASYLPDFAGGGKQDITIRQLLTHTSGFRAWIPLYKAPTREGKLELIWNEVPANPPGTAYLYSDLNLISLQLVLEKITGQTEDVLLREQITAPLGMHRTRYNPPASWKPKVAATEDARLPWSGLERGLVWGEVHDENAYSLDGVAGHAGVFSCAWDLAVLARTLLNGGVYGRARILSAASVDLLFTDFNTAFPGDAHGLGFELYQHWYMGAMATPRTAGHTGFTGTSLVLDPTTDSFLIVLGNSVHPVRSWRSGSAPRVAAANQMARAVAVRPARGRTAWFSGLASASSATLALPPLALKSSRARLSCALWWDTEPASDFLFLEASTDDGTTWQPVPFTTGPASPNGQQQPEPHPTGSVSGWSGRVWHRLDADLAQWGGGALRLRWRYATDQLYVGRGVYVDAIRVEDGGRTVFDEGRPSDARRIEANGWAASAN from the coding sequence ATGACCGAGGACACGGCGGGCGGGGGCATCGGCCGGCGGAGGCTGGGCGGTGGGATGCTGGCCCTGGGCGGCGCACTCGCCCTGGCGCCGATCCCGTTCGCGAAGGCGGCGTCTGCCACGGAGTCGGGGGCGGGGTCGTCGGACATGAGTACAGGGACTGCGGCGCGGACGCCTTCGGGGCAGGGCGGACCGACCCTGCGGCGCGGGTCCGCCGCCCGTGCGGGACTGCTTCAGGAGCCGCTCGACCAACTGGTCACCGAGGCGCAGAAATATCTCGCCGACTCCCCCAAGCACCCGTGGTACGCGGGCGCCGTCCTGCTCGCGGGACGGGGCGGGACCGTGGCGCTGCACCGGCCGATCGGCAAGGCGGTGCGCTATGCGGCGTACGACGAGAAGACCGACACCGGTGTGGAGTTCCCGGCCGACCAGCAGATCGACATGGCCGAGGACACCGTCTTCGACCTGGCGTCGGTGTCGAAGCTGTTCACGTCGATCCTGGCCGTGCAGCAGATCGAACGCGGCAGGCTGGAGCTGGAGGCACCCGTCGCCTCCTACCTTCCCGACTTCGCCGGGGGCGGCAAGCAGGACATCACCATCCGTCAGCTGCTCACGCACACCTCGGGATTCCGCGCCTGGATCCCGCTCTACAAGGCGCCCACCCGTGAGGGAAAGCTGGAGCTGATCTGGAACGAGGTACCGGCGAACCCGCCCGGCACCGCGTATCTCTACTCCGACCTCAACCTGATCTCGCTCCAGCTGGTACTGGAGAAGATCACCGGACAGACCGAGGACGTACTGCTCCGCGAGCAGATCACCGCTCCGCTGGGGATGCACCGCACTCGCTACAACCCGCCGGCCTCCTGGAAGCCGAAGGTCGCCGCGACCGAGGACGCCCGGCTCCCCTGGTCCGGACTGGAGCGCGGCCTGGTCTGGGGCGAGGTGCACGACGAGAACGCGTACAGCCTGGACGGCGTCGCGGGCCACGCCGGGGTCTTCTCCTGCGCCTGGGACCTGGCGGTCCTCGCCCGCACCCTGCTCAACGGCGGGGTCTACGGCCGCGCGAGGATCCTCTCCGCGGCATCGGTCGACCTGCTGTTCACGGACTTCAACACCGCGTTCCCCGGTGACGCGCACGGCCTCGGCTTCGAGCTCTACCAGCACTGGTACATGGGGGCGATGGCCACCCCGCGCACGGCGGGCCACACCGGCTTCACGGGCACCAGCCTGGTGCTCGACCCGACCACGGACTCGTTCCTGATCGTGCTGGGCAACTCGGTCCATCCGGTGCGCAGCTGGCGCTCCGGCAGCGCACCGCGTGTCGCCGCCGCCAACCAGATGGCCCGCGCGGTCGCGGTCCGGCCCGCCCGGGGCCGTACGGCATGGTTCTCCGGCCTGGCAAGCGCCTCGTCGGCCACCCTGGCGCTCCCGCCGCTCGCCCTGAAGTCGTCGCGGGCCCGGCTGAGCTGCGCGTTGTGGTGGGACACCGAGCCCGCTTCCGACTTCCTCTTCCTGGAGGCCTCCACGGACGACGGGACCACCTGGCAGCCGGTCCCGTTCACCACCGGTCCGGCCTCGCCGAACGGGCAGCAACAGCCCGAACCGCATCCGACGGGCTCGGTGTCCGGCTGGTCGGGCCGGGTCTGGCACCGGCTGGACGCGGACCTCGCCCAGTGGGGCGGCGGGGCGTTGCGGCTGCGCTGGCGGTACGCCACGGATCAGCTCTACGTCGGCCGTGGGGTGTACGTGGACGCCATCAGGGTCGAGGACGGCGGACGTACGGTCTTCGACGAGGGCCGGCCGTCCGACGCCCGGCGCATCGAGGCGAACGGCTGGGCTGCTTCCGCGAACTGA